The Bos taurus isolate L1 Dominette 01449 registration number 42190680 breed Hereford chromosome 27, ARS-UCD2.0, whole genome shotgun sequence genome includes the window ACAACACTCCCGAGTTTGAGCTCTcggatattttctatttctgccgGAAAGGAATGGAGACCATCATGGACGATGAGGTGACCAAGAGGTTCTCGGCAGAGGAGCTGGAGTCCTGGAACCTGCTGAGCAGGACCAATTATAACTTCCAGTACATCAGCCTGCGGCTCACCGTGCTGTGGGGCTTGGGCGTACTCATCCGCTACTGCCTCCTGCTGCCGCTCAGGTGAGGCCCGGCCCCCACCCCGTGCTCTCACTTCAGAGGAGGGTGGTGGGCGGAGTCCTCCCATTGGCCAGGCAGTCCGGCTCTCGGAAGGGCGCTTGTCCTTTAGAAGGGTCCTGGGTTGTCTGCGTAGCAGACAGAAATAAGAAATAGTTGAGTTTCTGAAAGACAGATCGCTTGTCTGGACGGACTaagcccagggacgggagccCGGTGTTCTTTGTGGCCCCTCCCCGGGCCTGGCTGGTCCTTTGCTGCAGCCTCCTCTCCAGGACAGAGGCGTATTGATCCCGGGCCTCTGTGCACAGGCtgttctgaggaggccttgccgGCTGCTGGCACCTTGGACCCTACTTCCTGCTGCTTCACGGAGAAGCTGTGCTTTTGCCAGGGGTTAAAGCCAAGGGGAAGGGTGAGGCTGCAGGACAGCAGGTGCCTGAGGGCAGCACGGCCAGCCGTCGGCTGCCCTATCCTTCTGGCCGCTGCCCAGTGCCTGAGGCGGGGGTGTCAGTCGGCTGAGAACCAAGTCCATGGCACCCTGTCTTGGGACAGTGAGTGGCCCCGGTTCCCCTCTCGGCGGGAGCCCCGTGTGGGCCAGCGATGGCATCTGGCATTTTCACACATTCAAGTCTACACTTGGGGCAGGAGTTTGTCTGCTGTGTTGTAACTTGTCTTCTCGTTACAGGATAGCTCTCGCTTTCACGGGGATCAGCCTCCTGGTGGTGGGCACAACGATGGTGGGGTACCTGCCAAATGGGAGGTGAGCGGAGCATGGGCGTCGGACTCTGCGGGTACCACAGGGGGCGTGGGGCGTGGCCCAAACCACAGGCTCTTAGATGGAGTCAGTAGCTCCATGGTAACTGACTCGGCAGCAGAGCTCTGTTCCCCCTCACTGATCTTATCTGAGACTGTTCTTTTTGCCCTCCAGCGCTCGCATTCTTCCAGTTTTAAAGACAAAACAGAGAAACCACAAAATGGTAGTGTCCAGGGCTAGCAGGCTTTACAAAGCAAGTAGTTGAGTTTTGAGCATTCTACTGTGTTGATGAATTGTTTGTTGAGAGGGTGAGAAGTGTAGGTAGGTAGgtcctttttgtttgctttttccttttttttttttgtttttcgaGAAATGGGCTCCTCCTGGGAAGTTCTGGGGCTGGCAAACCTCTCTTCTGCCCCAGCTGATGGGGAGGTTTGACTCTCTGGCCTCCGCCTGCCTCTGGCTGTCATTGGCAAAGAATCTAGGGGACTCACCTTTGCTGGAAATTCTCGGGCTGAGACTTCTGAGTCCATCACCCGCGGTGAATGTGAGCTGTTctcatcatttcttcctttgTCTGTAGACAGAGAGATGCTAATGCTTACCGTAGAcactaataattataaaaatacttttatatacAGTTGTGAAGGGCGCAGGCAGCAGTGGTTAGATGGTTAGACCTGGCACCCTTTGCTGACTCCCTGTGTGCGTGTAGGTAACAGCAGAGCTCTCTGTCGCATTGTCGCAGGTTCAAGGAGTTCCTGAGCAAGCACGTTCACCTCATGTGCTACCGGATTTGCGTGCGCGCTCTGACGGCCATCATCACCTACCATGACAGGTGAGGGTCCACGGGGGCTCGGGGTGGCACGGGGGGGTGGCGCTGCCGGAACTTGGGGGGCTGGAGCCCCGGCCAGACGCATGTCCAGACGCATCATCTCACGCAAATTCCCATTGCTCCTCGAACCTTGTGAACAGGAAGAACCGGCCTAGAAACGGCGGCATCTGTGTGGCTAACCACACGTCACCCATTGACGTCATCATCCTGGCCAGCGACGGCTACTACGCCATGGTAAGGCCTGCCTCCGAGAGTCCTCTGGTCAGGGCTGGGAGCTCTGTCTCCAGCGGGTGAGCGGGCAAGTGTGCTTTCAGACCTGGGCCCCAGCCTAGGCTGTTGCCTTGGTTTCCGTGGCCTCAGGGTCTCCTTGGGACCTGGGTGCTGTGAGCCGAGTGGCTGAGCGTGTGGGGAAAGTGTAGGTGGGCAGTGGAaaggggggtggaggtggggaggggggttttcttttttcccccagactttatactttttgttttgtgttgcgGTATAGCTGATgaacagtgttgtggtagtttcagatgaacagcaaaggggctcagccatacatatacatgtatccatcttCCCACAAGCCCCCCGAGAGGGGATTTGAAGGGATGGGGCGCAGAGGCCTTGGAGAATCCATGCAGGGAGGGCATTTGAACATGGGGGCTCCGCTTCACGGTTCTTTGTAGGGTTTTCAGTTGCATATCTGCTATCACAGGTTAGAAGGAGAATTTAAATTCAGAGAGTCTAACTAATGGTGGTTTCTGAACAGTAAGGAACCTCTGGTTACCAGTAAAGCGTAGGGGGAGGGGGGTTGGGAATCGGGGACTTTGTGTGAGGATGGTCTCGCTCCCCTTGCCCCTTCCTCTGCGAGCAGGTGGGGCAGGTGCACGGCGGCCTCATGGGAGTCATCCAGAGAGCCATGGTCAAGGCCTGCCCCCACGTCTGGTTCGAGCGCTCCGAAGTGAAGGATCGCCACCTGGTGGCCAGAAGGTAAACGatgacacacacgcacacagtctGATTTTAGGGCAAGTCGTGCCTCTGGCCTTCTCTACTGAGCCCGGCTGCCTCCATATCCGAAATGTGGAATATAGAGAGTATGAAAACTCTAGTGCTGTTAACAAGTTAGTAgtgtttttaaccttttttttatttaattccttGAACCCATTGTCATAGCAGCCTACGAACTTTTAAtgtgatttcaaatctcaaagtgAGTTCACTGTCACACGTGGAAGCACACTTCCAGCAATAGAATAAAGCGCAGCTCTGttttcaaggaaaataaaaggcAGACGCGGCACAAGTGATGGTGAGAGGCCCGCTCCCTAGGGCCAGTGGGCTGCCCAGAGTTCCCTGCGCCGCGTCTCGGGGCTGCAGGCCCACCCGGCACGGCCCTAGGAAGTTGGGGCAAGCGTTTCTTGAGGCTGCTCTGGCGGGTGAGCCTGTTAGGGAGTCTCAGATCAGAGCTGCAGCGTCTACACTCAGACTCAGGCGCTTCACTCAACAGCTGTTAAATAGTAATCAACCCGGGTTCCCTGTCCTTAGGCCTTTTGTCTGTTAGATCATGGGTTTATAAAAGGGTCGTGTTCATTAGCCTGCCTTCATACCGCACCCAGCATCGCATCTAGACAGGGTATTGACACAGATGTATGGATGGTGATGGACGTGAGGCTGTCTGGCCCTCCCCTCCATTTCTCTCTTCTGCAGGCTGACCGAGCATGTGCAGGATAAAAGCAAGTTGCCCATCCTCATCTTTCCAGAGGGTAAGCTGCTGTGTGGGGAGGCCGGGCAGTTAGGGGAGTCCAGGGCTGTGTTGGAGGAACCTGTCTTCACCACCTCAGCTGGGGGCCCTTTGGGCTGGTCCTGGAACTGGAAGCTCAGGGGACTCAGTGTGGACTGCGAGTGCTGTCGTGTGGCACCCGCTCTGGACTCCCCGGGGCCCCGGGGGGTGGTCCCGTaaggagaaaagaggaagcaGTAACAGTGGTCTGCTTGCCTCTCTCCAGCGTGTGTTCCTGCGCTGGGGAGATGACAGGCTTATCCTCTCAGAAGAGCTGTCAGAGGGCTTTTACTATTCTATTTAATCCATAAGCTATTACTGATCTCTGGGGTAAAGGACcgaaaagaaaagcattttaccCTCTTCTGCATTTTAGGAACCTGCATCAATAATACATCGGTGATGATGTTCAAAAAGGGAAGTTTCGAAATTGGAGCCACAGTTTACCCTGTTGCTATCAAGGTAGGAGCCCTCCGAGGGCCAGTGGTCCTCACCGCGGCCGCTGCGAATGGGCGGCTCCAGCCCACGCCGCAGAGCATTCGGGGCTTGGCAGATCTCCCCACGTGTTCCTCTCTGTTCATAAACCCAGCAGCTCGGAAGACACTCCACCTGAAGGGGGCTTCCTGTGGGGCGGGGACGCCCGGGGGATCTGTGCGTTTGCTTGAAGGTGCGGGTGGGTGGGCATAGGACGTGTGTCCttgtcactggagaaggaaacgactcCTCTGCTTTGGCTCACGTGGCCACTCATGAAAACAAAGGGACCTCAGGAGCCTGTCCCGTCTGCCCCACCTTGCAGGAGCTTGAACCTCTGACTGTTCAGACTCGCTTAGAAAGAAGGGGCGCACTTTGCCGGGtttcctttttcccccttctctcccctcctaGCCCTTTGTGCTTATAAATAGATGTACGTTATTATTCCTAAAAGAATGCCAAGTTACTCACATTACTACCTCTAAAAATACACAGCCTTTGTCACTATGTTTAAAGTATTTAGGTTGACAGATCAGGGTAAGGGTGAGCTTGAGTCAGAGTGGTGGTTAGGATTTCATGGGCCTCGGTCGTCTGTAGGGATGGTCCTTGTTTTCACCTGGCGGCAGCTGGGGAGGCGGCGTTGCCCTGGGGGAAGCGCAGGCTCCCAGGCCACGTCACTTTCTCAGGGAGGTGACAGGCCAGGGCTGGCTGGGAACGAGCGGCTGCAGGGTGACTAATGGGTCCCGGAACCAGGGCTGCCGGGGAGTTGTTGAGGATGCTGGTCTGGAGGAACAGGAGAGGCTCTGTCCGCAGGGTCTGCCGTGGTGTGAGAATGGGGAGCGTTGCCGTGGCACACGTGCCGTCCTGCAGTGTAGCATCCTGGGAATCAGGGCCTCCCCCTGGGTGTCTGTTAAAAACCAGCTGCTGCACAGAAGCCCTTCTTCCTCGCTCCAGAGTGTTGGGCGTGTTTTTTCGGTTGctgtgtgcacaggctttctctagttgtggtgagcgggggttCCCCTTccttgcggtgtgcaggcttttcaCTGCAGCGCCTGCTCTTACtgcgagcacaggctctaggtgcacgggcgCAATAGTGGAGGctcccaggcttagttgccccgcggcacgtgggatcctcctggaccacaGAAGTGGAGCCCGTGTTGCCTGCGTTGCCAGGTGATACCCATGGTGCCTGGAAGCCCCAGCATTGGGTCTTCGCAGCTGTGTCAGCGTCAGCTGGTGGGGCTATGCGCATGCCCATTGCTGGGCACCACGCCCACAGTTTCAGAACTTGTGTTTCGACCCCATCCTGGGTGCTGCTGGTGTTGCTGCCTGGGAATCTCAGTGAGACGCTGGCCTTGGTGTTTTCAGTGTGGACCCTTGGACAGCTGCCTCCTCTCTGGAACACGGGCACAGCCATTTTCCTCCCATCCGAGGCTGAGGAAAGCCCACGTGTGATTAAGAACTTCTGCCTCCCAAGTAGTCTTCTAGTTTTTGTAAAGCCGTCATTGGTAACCAAACTTGCATAACTTCAGCAGTTTCCAAGCTCTCCCTGCATTTCCACCAAAAGGAAGGCATTGTCTGATCTGGAGGAATGTATTGCTGATCTGAGCGTTGGCCTTGCTTTTCTCTCCACGGTGTCTGCCCAGCGTGGAGCAGAGACTCAGGCCTCAACAGAGGGCTCTCACATGTGAGGTCAGGGTTTCTCTCCTGTCCTGCTGCGTGAACTGTGGCAGTGTTTCCTTCCCATCCCACATGAGATCCGTTCTCCCACATTTCCTGGTGGTGGTGTAACGTGAGCCCAGTACGCCTTCAGGGCTACATCTCAAGTTTTTAGTTTCTATGAGTAAGCCTGAGTGCCTTCATTTCTGTAGTCGGGTCTGCAATTAGGCacaattctcttaacttttactcTGAGAGTCATAGAATGCCGGCTTGAAAGTCCTGAAAGAAAAGCACGCAGTTCAAACCCAGTCCCCCCAAGAGTAAGTGGCTGCGCTCGGGCGTCTCGGCCAGTGTCCCTTCCTGAGGACTCCAGGGGCGCCCGCTATGGTGGCCACCGAGTCTCGTGgggtctcctttgctttttcactcGGATCCTGGGCGCTTGAACTGCAGTCACTCTCCATCTAGCGTCGCGTCTGGGAGAGCCCCAGACCCTGTGGCGGCTCAGCCCTGATCCTTCTCAGGCTTTCTCCTTGAGGACGCGGCCCTGCTCGCTGCCTCTGTGTCACCTGCCATCCCGCCTGCCCCGCTGCACTCGTGTTTGGGAGAATGTGGGTCACAGCGGTGGCTGCGTCGCCCACGACATGCCCCTTGCCGGGGCCTCCACCAGAGGGGCGGGCAGGGGACAGCGTCCGATGGGCACTCCCCTGGGGAAGGCCTCTGTGCCCGGCCGCCCAGGTGGCCTCTTGGCTTCTCACGGTCAGCGAGCCCCGTGAAGGGTCAGGACAGAAGCAGAACTTCCTCGCCATCTGCTCCTGGGTCTGGGCCCCAGAGGTGGGCTTTGAAGGCTGGCCGTCGCGTAAGGAGGTCTCTCTCTCTGGGGAGCTGCGTGTCGAAGTGCTTGTGAGTGTGTGACGTGACGGGAGCAGGTGTGGGCACTCTGGTGATTGTTGACTCGGGGCTGGATCTGTGGAGCCGTGGTCCTGTCCTCTGCGCGCAGGTCGGCTTGAGGACCTAAACAGTAGATGCCGGACGCCTGTGAGGGAGACAGGACGCGGCAGGGAAGAGCCACCTCCCTGCTCTGCTGAGGAGGCAGACGCTGCTGGAGGCCAGCGGTGCCCAGGGTGCACTTACTGGAGAATGTTGGGGTCGTAAGGCGGGGAGCCGTGTCCTCCTGCTGACCTCACCCCGGCTGGGGGGCAGTGTTCGGAAAGTTtgctgttcacacacacacacacacgtagagcctgtgcacacacgcacacactgttgatacacacaaacacacacgcacacactagAACTTGTTCACAGACCCATGCAGAGCACTGTTGACACACGCACACAAGCAGCCTGTTGACATGCATACtgttgacacacacacatatgcgcacacactgacacacactcTTGcacgtgtgcacgcacacacacacaccccgccctGTCGCCCCGCAGTATGACCCGCAGTTCGGGGATGCCTTCTGGAACAGCAGCAAGTACGGGATGGTGACCTACCTGCTCAGGATGATGACCAGCTGGGCCATCGTCTGCAGCGTGTGGTACCTGCCCCCGATGACCAGACAGGTGGGTGCCCAGCCTGCTCCCAGGGCCCCCACGCTCTGTGCCCCACGCCCAGCTCAGGGGCTGGCACACGTCCTCTCTTGCAGGCAGAGGAGGATGCGGTCCAGTTTGCCAATAGGGTGAAGTCTGCCATCGCCAGGCAGGGTGGCCTGGTTGACCTGCTGTGGTGAGTCGGGCCGGGCTCTGCTCACCGGGTCTGCGGGTGGGATTTCTGAGGCGGTTGCTGCCAGCTCACTCCGTCCACACAGACACCCCCTCCCTGGGTGTGGGGGGTGCACAGCTGGCCGGGGGCAGGGTGGGCACGGGCTGCTGCTCAGGTGCTCAGCCCTGCCATGCTCTTGTCAGGGACGGCGGCCTGAAgcgggagaaggtgaaggacacGTTCAAGGAGGAGCAGCAGAAGCTGTACAGCAAGATGATTGTCGGCAACCACGAGGACCGGAGCCGGTCCTGAGCCCGCCGCCGCCTGGACCGGCTCCACGCAAGGACTCCAGCGTCCGAACCGCCCAACCGCCCCGGGACGAGCCACCTTGTGTCCCTTTCCGCTGAGTCCATTGGAGGAATGCCATTAAAGTCCCTCCCCACTGAGCCCAAGCGGCCTGAGTGCTGGGTGGGAGCCCACGTCCCTGCAGGGGC containing:
- the GPAT4 gene encoding glycerol-3-phosphate acyltransferase 4 isoform X1, with the protein product MERGAKEKNHQLYKPYTNGIIAKDPTSLEEEIKEIRRSGSSKALDNTPEFELSDIFYFCRKGMETIMDDEVTKRFSAEELESWNLLSRTNYNFQYISLRLTVLWGLGVLIRYCLLLPLRIALAFTGISLLVVGTTMVGYLPNGRFKEFLSKHVHLMCYRICVRALTAIITYHDRKNRPRNGGICVANHTSPIDVIILASDGYYAMVGQVHGGLMGVIQRAMVKACPHVWFERSEVKDRHLVARRLTEHVQDKSKLPILIFPEGTCINNTSVMMFKKGSFEIGATVYPVAIKYDPQFGDAFWNSSKYGMVTYLLRMMTSWAIVCSVWYLPPMTRQAEEDAVQFANRVKSAIARQGGLVDLLWDGGLKREKVKDTFKEEQQKLYSKMIVGNHEDRSRS
- the GPAT4 gene encoding glycerol-3-phosphate acyltransferase 4 precursor (The RefSeq protein has 1 substitution compared to this genomic sequence), which gives rise to MFLLLPFDSLIVSLLGISLTVLFTLLLVFIIVPAVFGVSFGIRKLYMKTLLKIFAWATLRMERGAKEKNHQLYKPYTNGIIAKDPTSLEEEIKEIRRSGSSKALDNTPEFELSDIFYFCRKGMETIMDDEVTKRFSAEELESWNLLSRTNYNFQYISLRLTVLWGLGVLIRYCLLLSLRIALAFTGISLLVVGTTMVGYLPNGRFKEFLSKHVHLMCYRICVRALTAIITYHDRKNRPRNGGICVANHTSPIDVIILASDGYYAMVGQVHGGLMGVIQRAMVKACPHVWFERSEVKDRHLVARRLTEHVQDKSKLPILIFPEGTCINNTSVMMFKKGSFEIGATVYPVAIKYDPQFGDAFWNSSKYGMVTYLLRMMTSWAIVCSVWYLPPMTRQAEEDAVQFANRVKSAIARQGGLVDLLWDGGLKREKVKDTFKEEQQKLYSKMIVGNHEDRSRS